The Glycine soja cultivar W05 chromosome 19, ASM419377v2, whole genome shotgun sequence genomic sequence acatatatataggttGGCCTACCAGGcttataagactttttaataagtctaagtctggtctatttaatttaataggcttttaaaaaagactgagtctaaccttttaattaaataagtcaGTTCAGGTTAGACTTTATATAGGCAAGATGATAGGTTCATATAGACCGGCATGACGTATTCCCACCTCTACTTAAAACCAGTTATACTATAAAAGTTGCAAGTATTACTCCTTAGCTTACCTTAGTCTCTGCCTTTCATTCCGTGTCGTAATATTCCCCAATCAGCTCTCTTTAGTCTCTACCCATTTCCCTTCCATTAAAGTAACTCGAAACGGTTTCCCTTTCCCATATGGCTGACGCCAAAGATTCCTCCATAGTAGACTCCAAATCTTCCCCAACCTCAACCTTAACATCCTCAGCCTCACAACAACAACATAGGATTATACGAACTTTCTTGATGGCTCAGGACATCCTCAGAATCCTACCCACTCTCCTCTCCGCAGCATCAATCGCCGTCATGGTCACCAACAACCAAACCGTTCTCATCTTCGCTATCCGCTTCCAAGCCCACTTTTATTACTCACCCTCCTTCAAGTAAGTACCCTCAATTCCAACCCCCAACACCCGCCCACTTTTCATTTTCACACATTCacctgaaaaaatattatttttttttcaattatcctCTCCCTGTTTGTTTTTTCCGTACCACAGGTTTTTTGTAGCCGCAAATGGTGTTGTCGTGGCCATGTCTTTGCTGACCATCATACTGAACTTTCTTATGAAACATCAAGCGTCACCAATAtaccatttctttcttttcttgcatGACATAGTAAGCTTAATCCTTTTCCTTCTCCAATAATGTtgtacatatatgcatatagaCATGTGTGTCTAACAAAATATGTTACCCACTGAAAGTATAAAATATGTTACCCACTGAAAtgcttatttaaattaataatatatagtatATGCTTGAGTAACCATTGTGAACCTCAAAAGTGCATTTTCTAAACAAATTTAGAGTTTATCTTTTGTGTTGGTCCATTAATCCTAAAATCCGCGCTACTTTAGTCTTAAAATGCGTGTCATTGCATGTTAGACCACAACTCAAACATGCCCATAGTCATTAAAATCAACATAATTTAACAtgcatattattttattctattttattaatcGATTCTCTTGTAATCAAATTCATAATATATGACACATCATGGTGCTATTCGATTCATTCATGTaagaatggaaaaagaaaaggcttaaatacaatttaatttttcatccaATAAATTTAGTGAGAAAAAGAATTTACTTTGACCTTGAAGGTGATGACGGTGTTGTTGATAGCTGGATGTGCAGCGGCAACAGCCATAGGGTACGTGGGAAAGTTTGGAGAGGAGCATGTGGGTTGGCAGCCAATATGCGACCATGTGCGCAAGttctgcacaacaaatttggtTTCCCTCTTGCTCTCTTATTTTGCTTTCATTGCCTATTTCGGAATCACTATTCTATCAGCCTACAAAATCGTCTCTTCTTCTCCCAAGAactaatcaaatcaaatcaaataccaCCAACAACAACTACCGTTACTAACAACTTGTCTAGCTATAGCTATAATGATGAGGCCATGATAGGGGTTAATTTATACTACTATATATCTCATGTGGTGCATGAATTTGTTCCGAAATTGTTAGTTTGGTGTGGtttatcaatgttttttttGGTATGGTTATAAATGCTACAACATGTAAAGTAGGAGTTAAAGAAAATACTATTTATCAATCATAATGAAGCTTTATTTTAAGATGCATAATTATCCAGtattttatcttcatttttcatctctttttttttctatttctcatTACactatttatcatatttattgatttctttttcttttttattttatctctctgtctctcttttccttcaatCGATCTATAACACTCAAAATGGTGTACTTTCAACGTCTTCCCTTCATTGTGACTCGCATTCAATAAAATGCATTAGGTCCAGGAGACATATTCCTAGCTTCTCACCTCTATTTATTACCATAATAATGATTTGTCATCGATCGACGTTGTATGCTATTTTGGACATGTAGCTAgtattttttcaatatatatctttttcctGGGGGACTTGCGGTTGAAGGCTTGTCTCTGTTatataagatatttaaattttaattatcaaatagaaagtatgaatttttgtttttttgcagaGAAAGTATGAGCATTTAAAACCTAAAAAATCGAATTGGACTAGCCAATTCCATCGATCTGAAAGGGAAAAAATcgttaattctaaaaaattagaTCATTTCAAAATCGgcaaaaattgattaattaaaccGAAACAAAAAGCCAGTTTAAATTagtactttttataaaaaaaaatatgtattttaattttattttagtttatttaaaaaaaattagttttaaatatttttaaaataaaaaaatatttagtaaggGTTAcatataagtataaattatgttattaattattattattttttatcttataaaatatgtaatttaactatttatattaatttacaaTGTTTTATATCTTGATTTcgtataattttcattttctttctattctaatttataaacttgctattgttaataaatattaattgttttaattttagtctagttttcttaaattaagttttaattttattacaaaaacaTTATCATATTTCCAGTTTATTTCtaaattccaaaaaaattataggaatgTTTCCTATACAAATTTggtaaattgagaaaaaaaaactgaaaaaagcacaaaattttacaattaaacataaaaatgtcATCCTAAATTAAATGATCGGATCCTACTTTGTTGAATGAATCCGTTCACTTGTCGGCATTTAATTAATCCAGGTCGCCCTTCAACTAATAATGCTTATAATAATATTCTCTCAATAATTCTCTTAACCCTTTTCGTGAACAAAAgtacttattaaaaaaactgtcacacaaagatttaaaattattaagcaAGCCCGATGATGCCAATAGCCTCCCTAAACTCTCTTGTCCACCCATTCGGACAAGGGAGACCACGTTGGTGGggtagattaattttttttgttcagtctattttattgataatattggtttttaatccgacataaataaagtaaatgttAATTGATTTACAGATTGTGGGGTTTTGTTTTTCAGCATATACTATAAAGTTTGTCGACTTTTTAACCATCGTGAGATAAATCACACGTCAACTAGAGTGTAAGGTTGTTGGCACTTTgacaaaagaaaatgatgaaagaaaaatatttttctttttgtcagcATTTGAGTTTGAGAGATTAGAAATCTTAgccattaaaattcaataagaaaacaaatcaacAGAAAACGTTGtttagattaattttaataggatgtagtgatttttataataaataaaaagtgattttttttaaaaaaatagaagacccAAATTAAcactatttattaataattagacTACTAGTTATTTTCCTACTTCctataatcattaattattcttaatttttcattgtaattattttctttaagatGTTGTACAccgattaaaaaaaactaataaatggatgaaaaaagaataacaattttataaagttaacccattttcattaatttatttttagttttttaatacatagtgaaaaaataaataattaatgtgacattgaaaagttaaaatgataattattttagaataatttttttatacgacAATATCATGGGAGGGATGGACTAATACATGTTTCTTTTAtctctaattatatttttcggAAATTTGTTTGTCCGTTTCTAttgtatcattttttaatttctagatgCATTAAATTTTTCTCCTACATACTCATACTTAATTATTCTCGGtttaatattattgaaaaacaattaagtagatagagaaataaaaaaaaaatttaaaatgatagtaCAAATAATTATTCTCTCCTCAAATATTAATGACAAACTTAAATAtgtgattaactaaattaacttattttcataagaaacataaattagttgaaagaattttataattagagGTAAAGAAAGTAGTTAGATTAAGTTTGTTGGTTAGTTAAGACAGGATCTTGTTAAGTGTCCTTAGGATGTTAAGgaactaaaataagaaaatatttactataaaaattataaagaaacataaaaaaatcatgaatagtacaattttatgcattttaagAAAACTTTCTCATTTTAGTTCTAATGTCCCGAGGTTACTATGGGTTAGGAATTATCTTAAAACAAAAGGGATTATCAAGTTTAATAACAGATCTTAAGATATAGgttaaggaactaaaaaaaatttggtgtgaaaatcataaaagagtctaaaaaatcataaacaatataattttacatattctaataaaaaaatttctctttctaatttcttaatcaatactCCAAAAATACTGATAATGATAAGCATTTGTCTTTAACGAATAATATGGACGACAATCAAATGGTCCACTCCGTCTTTATTTATTGATCTTGGTAGTAGATAATGTTTGGGTcattaaatgtttaattaagttttgattGCATCACCTGTTAGCTAGGTTATCTAGTATTAGCTCTAAAGTTAACATCTAAGACCACCTTTTTATATAGGAATATTTTATaaagtttgtatttttataatataaaaactctttctaATTAACTACtacattaattgttttttcttaataaaagtaCCCTCAAGTGAAACtgtgaaaatatattatttaattaggtgaaaaaaactaaaagaatgaaatttaaagagttttttaaggataatactaaaaaaatatataaaatattgacaaatttaatattactttaattaattttttaattcttttaaattaattaaatgggCCCTATAAATATAGGTCCAGAGATAATACTATAATCACCTAAATGGCTCAAGTGATAAACCATATATTGGTAACTTTCATCACCTCTTTCATGCTCATGTCATGGGATAAAGGGTAATCATGAAACGTGCATACGCAATTTAGAAATGAAGAGCCTAACACGGTTGAATTACCAATTGTCATAAAGCGGTtaaaagttttttgttttttgtttttttctgaaCTGGTTCGTTACAAAGGACATTTAGAAGAAAAATCGGCTAGGAAAAACGTGGaagaataatttatatttttttttttgtccaagtttaaattctttaacgtgatgacttttaaaataactttattaggAGTTACTATTACAATTTACATCCTTCCTATTAATGAGTCTGGTTTTTATTTCGTATTcaacattaaacaaaattaaaataaacatcaaTGAGTTGTTACATCGTATAAATgacaagttataacattttttctaGGCCTAACCCCACCCCTATCCCCCGAAATTATTTCCTTTCAAAGGAGGCAACATGATATTTTAGAGAGTTAGAGATAAATAAAAGATTCCCCTTTGGCTCTATCAGATGGATCCAAAGTTATTTTCCACATTCAGATCATAAAGCTCTGGCTAAATCGTCTAATCCAATTAACAAAGGACAAATTACACATACAGCGACGCTACTTTACGTGTCCCCTCAACATTCATGCATATCTTCTAGGACAAGTTAGCTTTCATGGCTCATTGGTATCGTGAGGTACTGGGAATGAAGATACTCGAAATTGACCCGTGATTATTGCAGAAACTAATTAAGGCTTGCTTTGTTTTAGAAGTTAGGAAAAttgattatttgaaaaaatttattttgagtttttatacaTGATTAGAGAgtatagataaaaataagtcGATCTAAATCCTGTCCGacttaattcaataaaaattaacttgACTTAAAATTTGACTCAGGtttaatatgaattttgttGGGGCTCAAGCTTGACTCAATTTGACGACTATATTCATCTTGTTagcttaatttgttttaaaattgtaattattttatatattttttatttatttaataaaaaataatattaattaaaaatcaaatatataaatttaataatataaaatattatatatatgtatgtttatgaACCAATCAAATTCAACTACCCATAActcaaatttaattcatttatttaacaaattcaattttgaatttaagtTAAGTTCATTTTAGGAATAAGATGAAAAAGACGAAAATAAGGAATATTGTGAAAAAAGTCATTGCCCTAAAAACAAATTCCGACAAACTTCCAATGCAATCTGATTTCTGATTTACTTTCGAGGATTTACAGAACGTTGTGTCTAAACTCATGCATTCGAGGCCAAATACGTTGGAACCTTACGAACAATGCCCAAAAGAACACaaagtagaagaaaaattatagaGAAATGGGGAAATGTTAGGTCCATCAAGTCTCATGCTAttgttgattatatttttttcatgcatATGAAAGTTATTGTTGCTTATATAGCACAAAGAAAATCAGTTTGTCGATAAATCTTTATTGagaaataagatgaaaaagaagagaatgAGAAATATTGTGGTAATATAGTCACTGCCTTAAAAACAAATTCCAATGAATCTTTGATGTAATCTGATTTTTGGTTTGCTCTCCAAGATTTACAGAATGTTATGTCTAATTAAACACATGCATTCGAGGCTAAACACGTTGGAACCTTACAaactaagtttaaaaaaaaacacaaaatagaagaaaaattataaagaagtGGAGAAATGTTAATTAGGTCCATCAAGTCTCATGCTGTTATTGATTATATTGTACAAAGATATATCAGTCAGTTGGCAAATGTTTAAGAATAACTGTTAGAGAAAGCAAATGGTATGAGTAATGACCAACAATAGTGAGTGGGTAACAAAGAATTCATATGTGTAACATAGCAATTAACAAAGGAAATAATTAACActtatatatcattatttttacatcaaaatcaatatatatcaAATTGTTGAATTGAATCACAAACTAGAACTTATTCCATTCCATTGAAAGTATTGCGAAGCATGAGAATTGAGAAgtgtaattttatgattttttttccatacatataacaaaaaaaatatcaaaacataTAATTCTCCCCATTATTTACACAAATATACATGTTTACTATTCACAGTATAAATtcgtgatgcaatcctccctaggaagggaccagtcactagagccatgagcaagaggctccaagaggattggactagaactgctgaagaaggccctagggttctcatgaatctCATGGTAGATTTtttagcccatgggtcaagaTTGGGTCCagttatctttgtacatattagactatgatgtcattatatttgatccttgtatttagggctccataatataggtagggtaccctataaatataggatttttcagcccttgtattttaaggcacctagactagtttttgtattatgggtagttttgtaatttcacatgcactaagtgaatatttgatgtgtgttgggaaataaaatttaattgaattggtagaaacccaatccaattaaattttagagggggaggtgagcatttgcttactacaccccattgccacatcatatagtcacactttgtggatgtccttcatgctttacatgcctcatgacacctaagcacacttagtagagaatcttggaattgatcttggattagtgggctgaaccataactaaaattcactaatcataattagtgaaattttggctccacaaattcaatttcaaattcaagtgaaatttga encodes the following:
- the LOC114399333 gene encoding CASP-like protein 1F2 isoform X2; its protein translation is MADAKDSSIVDSKSSPTSTLTSSASQQQHRIIRTFLMAQDILRILPTLLSAASIAVMVTNNQTVLIFAIRFQAHFYYSPSFKFFVAANGVVVAMSLLTIILNFLMKHQASPIYHFFLFLHDILDVQRQQP
- the LOC114399333 gene encoding CASP-like protein 1F2 isoform X1, yielding MADAKDSSIVDSKSSPTSTLTSSASQQQHRIIRTFLMAQDILRILPTLLSAASIAVMVTNNQTVLIFAIRFQAHFYYSPSFKFFVAANGVVVAMSLLTIILNFLMKHQASPIYHFFLFLHDIVMTVLLIAGCAAATAIGYVGKFGEEHVGWQPICDHVRKFCTTNLVSLLLSYFAFIAYFGITILSAYKIVSSSPKN